From the genome of Methanothermobacter sp., one region includes:
- a CDS encoding DUF2119 domain-containing protein, which produces MSFFRLIEKGDEPRRLFVGGLHGKEGLTTIKALKALSFEDVKNGKLVIYNCDPTSYLSTLERSYYNTRQGKEIISLIKYYKPSIYVEAHCYKNYKRLIDPNRKRRIGVPPLIELENGVLIGSVSPHIRTTFFKRADVCITLEMPCIKDKIDTKALKTYTSILKVIASIKDRPELEEKLVKKYPEQVETARRYAIEFFGDYPPF; this is translated from the coding sequence ATGAGTTTCTTCAGACTGATAGAAAAAGGAGATGAGCCGAGGAGATTATTCGTGGGGGGCTTACACGGAAAAGAAGGTCTTACAACAATAAAGGCCCTTAAAGCATTGAGTTTTGAGGATGTGAAAAATGGTAAACTTGTAATTTATAATTGTGATCCAACATCCTACCTGAGCACCTTGGAAAGATCATATTATAATACAAGACAAGGAAAGGAGATAATTTCATTAATAAAATATTATAAACCATCAATTTACGTTGAGGCGCATTGTTACAAAAATTATAAAAGACTTATAGATCCTAATCGTAAGAGGAGGATTGGAGTACCACCCCTCATCGAATTAGAAAATGGTGTTCTAATAGGCTCAGTATCCCCGCATATAAGGACTACCTTTTTTAAACGGGCTGATGTTTGCATCACCCTTGAAATGCCATGCATCAAAGATAAAATAGACACCAAAGCCCTTAAAACCTATACTAGTATTTTGAAGGTCATAGCATCAATAAAAGATCGTCCAGAATTGGAGGAAAAGCTCGTGAAGAAATACCCTGAACAAGTTGAAACTGCAAGAAGATATGCCATAGAATTTTTCGGCGATTATCCACCATTTTAA
- the ahcY gene encoding adenosylhomocysteinase, with protein sequence MPYNVKDISLAPKGKEKIEWVQRHMPVLEHIKREFEEKRPFEGITIASCLHLEPKTINLGLTLMAGGAEVAMTGCNPLSTQDDAAAAGASLGLNIYGWRGETTQEYYENIHRVLDHEPDILIDDGADMIFLAHRERPELLDKIKGACEETTTGIHRLRAMAEDGALRFPVMAVNDAYTKYLFDNRYGTGQSTLDSIMGTTNMLIAGKTVVICGYGWCGRGIAMRAKGLGANVIITEVDPIRALEARMDGFRVMKVNEAVKYADILITATGNIDVVSLEDFKKMKDGCIMANAGHFNVEINRDDLLSLSIDNRIIKEDIEEFILNDGRRLYLLAEGRLVNLASSRGQGHPAEIMDMSFSLQALSAQHLLSMDYEPGVYKSPDKIDLKVARLKLKSMNIEIDELTPRQVEYLSNWQEGT encoded by the coding sequence ATGCCATATAATGTAAAAGATATTTCATTAGCCCCAAAAGGGAAAGAGAAGATAGAATGGGTTCAAAGGCACATGCCAGTCTTAGAACACATAAAAAGAGAGTTCGAAGAAAAAAGACCATTTGAGGGAATTACAATAGCTTCATGTTTACACCTCGAGCCAAAAACCATCAACCTTGGACTAACATTAATGGCCGGAGGGGCCGAAGTCGCTATGACAGGTTGCAACCCACTTTCCACTCAAGATGATGCTGCGGCAGCGGGAGCATCCCTCGGCCTTAACATTTATGGTTGGCGGGGTGAAACAACCCAAGAATATTATGAAAATATACATCGTGTCCTTGATCATGAGCCAGACATCCTAATAGATGATGGAGCAGACATGATATTCCTCGCCCACAGAGAAAGACCCGAATTATTAGATAAAATAAAAGGTGCATGTGAAGAGACCACCACAGGTATACACCGTCTCAGGGCCATGGCAGAGGATGGGGCGCTACGATTCCCTGTAATGGCAGTTAATGACGCTTATACAAAGTATCTTTTCGATAATAGGTATGGTACTGGTCAGTCAACCCTTGATTCTATAATGGGCACAACTAACATGTTAATAGCGGGCAAAACTGTTGTTATTTGTGGTTATGGATGGTGTGGTCGCGGGATCGCCATGAGAGCTAAGGGCCTTGGAGCTAATGTTATCATAACTGAGGTGGATCCTATAAGGGCCCTAGAGGCTAGAATGGATGGTTTCAGAGTTATGAAAGTTAATGAGGCTGTTAAATATGCTGATATACTTATAACAGCCACTGGGAATATTGATGTTGTCTCCCTAGAAGATTTTAAGAAGATGAAGGATGGTTGTATAATGGCTAATGCTGGGCATTTTAATGTGGAAATAAACCGTGATGATCTTTTAAGTCTTTCAATTGATAATAGGATTATCAAGGAGGATATTGAGGAATTCATATTAAATGACGGTAGAAGACTATATCTTCTCGCTGAGGGTAGATTAGTTAACTTGGCTTCAAGCAGGGGACAAGGCCACCCTGCAGAGATAATGGATATGAGTTTTTCACTCCAAGCACTTTCTGCACAACATCTTTTAAGCATGGATTATGAACCAGGAGTTTATAAATCCCCTGATAAAATCGATTTAAAAGTTGCAAGGTTGAAACTAAAATCCATGAACATAGAGATAGACGAATTAACACCCAGGCAAGTGGAATATTTGAGTAATTGGCAGGAAGGAACATGA